The window GGCGTCCGGCCAGTCAAAGCCGACCTTGGCCGCCTTCTTCTGCAGCTTCTGCGCCCGCATGAGCGCCGGCAAGCCATGGGAGATGCCGTGAAGAATGGACTCCTTCTGGGTGCCTTTTTCGTCGCGTTTGATCGCATCCCACTGCTTCAGGACCGCGTCGCTGGTCTCGGCATTCGCCTCCCCGAAGACGTGGGGATGACGGCGGATGAGCTTCTCCGTGAGCTCATGAGCGATGGCATCCAAATCAAAAGCGCCTGTCTCTGAAGCGATCTCCGCATGGAGCACGGGCTGGAGCAGAAGGTCACCCAGTTCCTCCCGCAGGTGGGGCATGTCGTTGTTCTTGATGGCTTCCGCCACCTCATACGCCTCCTCCAGCAGGTGCGGGATGAGCGTCTCATGCGTCTGCTCCCGGTCCCAAGGGCACCCTCCCGGCGCCCGCAGGCGGTGCACCACCGCACGCAAACGCGCGAGGGCATCCGGAATATCCGTCACAGTGGGGGCAGCAGCGGTCGCAGGAGAAGTCACACGGCATCATGGGACCGATGCGGATGGCGTCAACTCACGGTTCTGCTGCGCTGAACATGCTGTCTCACCCAGGCCCTCCGTCCGCTCCCGGATGCATGTCGAAACAAGCGGCAGGTCCCAATCTCCCCGTGGGCACAGCTCGCCCCCGCACTGGAACATCTCCCCCGCAGCTACTGGTCCCGAATTTCTTTTAGCAATCGAATGTACTCGCCGATGGCGTGGTCACTAAACCATGAGATAGAACCTTCAAAACCCGGGCCACCGAAGGTCGGGGAATCCTGTTGGACAGTAAGTTCCATCTGAAGCTGTCTGAACTCATGATCAGAGAGGGGCGGAAGGTCGCAGTCAATCATGGTGGTCTGCTCCAACCCCGAAGAAGCCACCGCTTGGGCGGTTTCAAGAGCCGTGGATTCAAAAACGCGAGCCGTGGCTCCGGTTGCGAGCGGTTCCTCACGGAAGGACGACTCAAACCCTGGCTGGAACTGCGGCGCCCCAAAGCCGGTGGTGTAGTTGGGAAGCTTGGCTGCGAACTCGAGAACCCCAGGGCGAACGATGCGCTTCACGATGCCTGTGTGCCGGTAAAGAAGCCCAGGAGGCACGCGTGTAACGATGTCACTTTGGTTCACGAAACGATAGAGCTGCCCCGGCAGTTCGATGGAGAAGCGCTCAGCGAAAGCTCCGAGGCCCACACGAGGCTGCCCATAGGTGTAAAGACCAGCGATGCGGGAGGTTTGCATCTTGAGCCGCGCCGCTGCGACGACAGCGAGCGCCCCGCCGAGACTGTGGCCGGTAATCCACACGTACTTCGGCTTGGCATCAGCGAGTGCCTTGTAAAAATCAGCGAGGTCCGGGCCGACATCTTCCACACCATCCTTGAAGCCTGCATGGATCCAACCCCAGGGAAAAGGAACAGGAGCAAAACGAGCGTCGCGGATCCACTGGCCCGGATTGCTGGTGCCCCGGAAGGCGAGGAGGGCCACATCTCCCTGCACCCCCCAGAACCCCTGGACGTTCTTCCGGTCAAAGGGCACAGGCGTTTGGAACCCCTGTGCCTTTGCCCAACTCACCACACTCAGCGGGTTGGTGTCGTATGCGATCTGTGATGCTTCCGCGAGGAAGACCGCTCGCTTGATTTCAAAGCCGGTGCCAATGAGAAGAGAGAGGGACATGGGAAAGACTGGTTCCAGAGTGATGCTTTTTTGAAGCTGCGGAAATCATCGACCGGATGAGTTCAGGACTTGCCGTTGCTGCCGATCAGCTTGCGAAGCTGTGCCAGCGCCTCGGCTCGCTTGGGATCGACAGGGGCCGTGGACCCCTTGGCAGAAGCGGATTCCGGGCTGCCCCCCATGCTCATCCGGAAGACAATGGGCCGGTGGTCGCTGATGTTTTGAATATAGCCGGGATACCTACTTTCTGCGGCAACGATGAAAAAGTTATCTCCACCGTGGGTGTTCCCCAAGTTCGGAGAGAGGTAGATGTGATCGATGAGGGAGAGGTGGGGTTGCTTTAAATAGGTGAAGGCACCGTCCCGTTCATCCCTGGCGCTGATGGGGACGAGCCCCCCTTCGGAGAGGGCTGCGAAATCTTCGCTCGCGATTTCGGCATTGAGATCTCCCCCCACGATGTAGTCCGTGCCAATACCGTCCTGGATTCTCCGGTTGATGGCTGCCGCAATGATCTTGGACGCCATGCGCCGGCGGGGACTGCCTTCATCCATGGCTTTGAGATGCAGCGGTATGACGTGGAAATCCAGCGTGTGACCTGGACGCACTTCCTGGACGGTGCGGAAACGGAAAAGCGCAGGATAACGGTCAAAGATGCGTCCATGCACCGCTTCGAGGCCCAGGTCGTCAAAATCCCGGCTGTGTGTGTTGAGCCAGGTTTCGATTGGTTCGCCCCACTCTACTTTTTCGCCGGTTACTGTACTGGCGTTCCAAAGCATTGTGCAGCTTTGCTTGCCGTCGGCAGAATCCGGCTCCGCAGCGCCCCACTCAAAGTTGAGACCATAAGTATCCTTCAGAACCTCAACGACCGCCTGGACGCCGTTGGGGGAGGATTCCTCCAAGCACCAGACGTCCAGCTTCATGTCAAAGATGACCTGGGCCACCTGCGCAGCTTTTGCTTCGTAGCGGTTGGTGAGCCATTCGACGTTCCAGAGACCTACGTCAATATCCTGTTCCGTGCCCTGATATGTGTCGACCACACGCTCCAAGTTGGATTCATTCCCCGATGCGCGACCAAGTACACCGAAGAATCCAGCCAGCTCATCTGTGCCGCCAAAGAGTGACAGAACCTTGCGCGCGTTTGGGGCATCGCCGCTACCATCCCGGGAACGACGCTCCAAGTCCGCTGCGATGGCGGAGAACTTGATGCCTTCGTTGAGGATCTCGAACCCCGGCACCTGGCTGCGCTTGGAAGCGTGGTGGAGGGCAACAAGCTGCCAGTTGTTGTTGGACACCGGAGCACCGGAGCTGCCAGGCTCCGTGTCCGACGCATAGTGAACAACCAACTCATCCTGCCACTTGACCTCATTCTCCTTGATGCTGACCAGCTTGGGCCGACCATCGGGATGACTGACAATGTTTGCGTATTCCGATGGGGCAATCGCAAAAGCACTCCTTTTGATGGGGACAGATCCAAATTCTGCCGCCGGATCTCCTTCAAAAGCCACGAAGGAATAATCCAAGCCATCAAGGGCAGAGCTCGTGATAAAGAGCGCGTCTGGTCGGAGACGAAACGCCTTGGTGCGCGCGGGTTGGCCTGAAGGAGTGGTCTGAAAATTGAAGGTGCACTCTGCGGCAGCGGCCGTGGCACGCGAGTTGAGCACGTGATTGTTGGTGACGAGCACGTTCGGCGCAATGATGAACCCTGTTCCAGTCCAAGCCCCAGATCGCCCGAGATAGTCTGTGCCGCGAGTGCTGATCAAGCAGGTCGCGCGACTGACCACGACTCCCTGCTCCAAGAAGCTGGCTGGCAAATAGTCCGCTTTGCCGATGATGGCTTCGAAACCTCCGACACTGGCGCTCGCCTCTCGCATCTGGTCCTCAGTAAGGACCCCTCGAATGAAGAGGTCCCGCGCGCGATGCACCTGGGCTTCATCAGCCGGCGCTGCGGGGTCGAGCTCCGGGACGGAGGGAGTTGCAACACCTTCCACGCCGGACGAGCTGAAAGATTCGAAGCCGCTCTCGGCAGTAAACTGATCAGCGGCAAAAGGAGCGTTGGGTCTGAGGAAATCAGTCGAGGGCATGGCGGTGGAAGCTAGGGGCTGTGCGTCTTGAAGGCACGGTTCAGGAGAATGGACTGTCCGATCAGCAGTCGGGAAGAGAGGGGGCTGGCTTTCACGACCGCAGGCTTGCGATTGAGAAATGGCACAAATGGGTCATCTATTCAGGTGCTTATATCGTCAGAGAAATAATTGCGCCAGTCAAATGGTGAATGGAGTAAATATCTCTGCATTTCTGTAGACATTCCGTCACATCCATTCCGGAACCGGCAGCCGAAAGTGTTGCATGAGTTTTTTGCGGACAGAGGCATGAATGAACACGATCTGCCGCCCGTGCATGATAAATGCATTCTTAACGCGTGGAGTAACTTTCGCTTGTCATCTTCGTGCTGAAGGTGCAATGGATGAGTGCAGTCAACGCGCTGGCGACTGAATGAAACCGCCACTTTCTTCTGGTGTCCACCTGAATAGGATCGGTGCTGTAGCCGCTTGTGATGCCCTGCGCATCATCGGCGATGGCATCGGACGAAAGGCCGCATCTTCGGTTTATCCCGCGAATCTCTGAATCCCCAGGAATTTCTCTTATGCCATTCGGCCCCAATTTTGACCAGCAGGCACGCATCACGCTGCTGACCTGGACCGCCTTCTGCAACTTGATTGAATTGCTCGAACTGGATACGGCCAACTTCAGTGAGAATGCAGCGCCTGCCGCACGCGTGCGGACGTTCCGAAACGAAAGCAACGCGGCGGAAATCAGCGAGGCGGCCATCGAGATGGCCATCATCACGACCGTGACCCGTCCGACCGCCGAGAAGATCATCGCCGTGCTGGAGATCCCGGTTCCAGACGGCCTCTACGTGGGCTCCCCACCGTGGTTCTCTGCTGTGAGGGCGCAATTGGAGTCGCGGGGCATCACGCCGCCGCAGATTAAAGCCGCGCGAGCCCAGGGATTGGGGTCAGCCTCTCCAGTGGATCAACCAGGACCAAGCCATGGGTGGGAAGCTCCGTCATCGGAGCATCTCGAGCAGATCATGGACAAGCGCAGCACCCTGCTGCCGATGGATTTCCTGGAAAAGGCGGTACGGGCGAGCCGAGCCGTGGCAAAAGTAGTAGTGCCAGTGGATGGGAACAAGGCCTACGGCACAGGATTCGTGATCGCCAACAACCTGCTGGTCACCAACGCTCATGTGCTGAAGGACAAGACGCAGGCAGCGGCGGCGGAAGTGCTTTTCAATTTTCAGCGGACCGTGGATGGGGTGGATCGCGAACCGGACCGGGTGACCCTGGACCCAGGACTCTATTTCCGAAGCTCAGCCAGCGACGTCGATGACCTGACAGTGGTCGCGCTCAAAGAGGCTCCCGCTGGCCGGTGGCTCGAATTGGCTTTGAAGGAGGAAAAGGGCAAACGCTTGAAGAAGGATGACGCCGTCTGCATCATCCAGCATCCCGGTGGGGAGCAAAAACAGATCGGGATGCACCACAACGTGGTGACATACACCGACGACCGTTTGCTGCAGTATCTGACAGACACCCTGCCGGGGTCCAGCGGCTCGCCGGTGTTTGACCGCGACTGGGATGTGGTAGGTGTGCACCACGCCGGAGGCTGGCTGCGCGAACCTGCATCCAAACGCACCCTGTTCCGCAACGAGGGCATCCGTCTGGATCGCCTGCTGGCTCTAATGAAGTGAATAGACGATCCCCGCCATGCCGCCTCCACTGGAGAACCGGATCCTAAGCCTCTCCTGGCCCCAGTTTGTGGCCCTGGTTGGGGCTCTGCACCTCGCGGCCACGGAGTTCAATGAGAACTGGTCGTCCGCAGATCGCACCTTGAAGCTGAAGAATCAGCTTGTGGTAGCGACGCCCGGCGGGGTAGTAAATTGGGACCTTGTCGAGCAGGCTCTCAACCAACTGCTGGGAGTGACCTCAGGCCCCGCGGCCGCCCAAGTTCTGCTCGCCGAGAATGTACAGCACGTGAAGGGAGTGCTTGAAACTCTGGAAGGACAGGGCGGAGGAAACGCGGCGCTGGTGAGAACCGTGCGCGATCAAATTGAATTCATCCGGGCGGCGAAGGCCATCCATGCCCTGGTACAGCACCAGCTCGCGTTCAAGCTGACACAGTATCAAATCTACGCAGAGACGAAGATCGAGAACTTGCGCACGTGGAATGCCGTACGGGGGACGGTGCGGGCTTTGCGGAGCGACCTGAACGCGGTGAAGGACAGGGCCCTCGAGCTGGCCCTGGTGAATCAGCTCGAGATGCAGCGGTTCAACAGTGAGATGGATCGTGAACTCGCGAAGCTGGAGACCGTCCTGGCCTCCCCCACCGTGGTGGAGCTGGATCTCATCACACCACTGGACCTCACCTTCAAACCCTACGTGGCGCAGGTCCCCTCCGCCATGCAACGCCTGATGGAGGAGGAGTCCACGCGCATCCCCTGGAAAAACCTGGCGGCACTCTCTACGACCCAGGCAAATGCGGGTGCGGCCGCTGCCGGGGTGAAATCAAACGAGGCCTTTG is drawn from Roseimicrobium gellanilyticum and contains these coding sequences:
- the mazG gene encoding nucleoside triphosphate pyrophosphohydrolase, producing MTSPATAAAPTVTDIPDALARLRAVVHRLRAPGGCPWDREQTHETLIPHLLEEAYEVAEAIKNNDMPHLREELGDLLLQPVLHAEIASETGAFDLDAIAHELTEKLIRRHPHVFGEANAETSDAVLKQWDAIKRDEKGTQKESILHGISHGLPALMRAQKLQKKAAKVGFDWPDAAPVLEKIREEAAEITHAMEARNAAAITEEVGDLLFTVVNLARKLGVDSESALAAASAKFERRFGQVEEALATQGRAVQDCSLAELDEVWDAVKVKES
- a CDS encoding lipase family protein, whose amino-acid sequence is MSLSLLIGTGFEIKRAVFLAEASQIAYDTNPLSVVSWAKAQGFQTPVPFDRKNVQGFWGVQGDVALLAFRGTSNPGQWIRDARFAPVPFPWGWIHAGFKDGVEDVGPDLADFYKALADAKPKYVWITGHSLGGALAVVAAARLKMQTSRIAGLYTYGQPRVGLGAFAERFSIELPGQLYRFVNQSDIVTRVPPGLLYRHTGIVKRIVRPGVLEFAAKLPNYTTGFGAPQFQPGFESSFREEPLATGATARVFESTALETAQAVASSGLEQTTMIDCDLPPLSDHEFRQLQMELTVQQDSPTFGGPGFEGSISWFSDHAIGEYIRLLKEIRDQ
- a CDS encoding trypsin-like peptidase domain-containing protein, which encodes MPSTDFLRPNAPFAADQFTAESGFESFSSSGVEGVATPSVPELDPAAPADEAQVHRARDLFIRGVLTEDQMREASASVGGFEAIIGKADYLPASFLEQGVVVSRATCLISTRGTDYLGRSGAWTGTGFIIAPNVLVTNNHVLNSRATAAAAECTFNFQTTPSGQPARTKAFRLRPDALFITSSALDGLDYSFVAFEGDPAAEFGSVPIKRSAFAIAPSEYANIVSHPDGRPKLVSIKENEVKWQDELVVHYASDTEPGSSGAPVSNNNWQLVALHHASKRSQVPGFEILNEGIKFSAIAADLERRSRDGSGDAPNARKVLSLFGGTDELAGFFGVLGRASGNESNLERVVDTYQGTEQDIDVGLWNVEWLTNRYEAKAAQVAQVIFDMKLDVWCLEESSPNGVQAVVEVLKDTYGLNFEWGAAEPDSADGKQSCTMLWNASTVTGEKVEWGEPIETWLNTHSRDFDDLGLEAVHGRIFDRYPALFRFRTVQEVRPGHTLDFHVIPLHLKAMDEGSPRRRMASKIIAAAINRRIQDGIGTDYIVGGDLNAEIASEDFAALSEGGLVPISARDERDGAFTYLKQPHLSLIDHIYLSPNLGNTHGGDNFFIVAAESRYPGYIQNISDHRPIVFRMSMGGSPESASAKGSTAPVDPKRAEALAQLRKLIGSNGKS
- a CDS encoding trypsin-like serine peptidase, with the protein product MPFGPNFDQQARITLLTWTAFCNLIELLELDTANFSENAAPAARVRTFRNESNAAEISEAAIEMAIITTVTRPTAEKIIAVLEIPVPDGLYVGSPPWFSAVRAQLESRGITPPQIKAARAQGLGSASPVDQPGPSHGWEAPSSEHLEQIMDKRSTLLPMDFLEKAVRASRAVAKVVVPVDGNKAYGTGFVIANNLLVTNAHVLKDKTQAAAAEVLFNFQRTVDGVDREPDRVTLDPGLYFRSSASDVDDLTVVALKEAPAGRWLELALKEEKGKRLKKDDAVCIIQHPGGEQKQIGMHHNVVTYTDDRLLQYLTDTLPGSSGSPVFDRDWDVVGVHHAGGWLREPASKRTLFRNEGIRLDRLLALMK